From the Cohaesibacter sp. ES.047 genome, one window contains:
- a CDS encoding alpha-2-macroglobulin family protein, translating to MTRAVVSLLISLLVIAGTNIAAQAEQSGGSGQGNAAAREVQIERDTDYFGYDLETRKKISLDQCQTACLDMATCRAFTYNVKAKFCFLKSDIAQATPYKGAISGRILDHGRKPGLGAPDRLTFLPDNWHRSARELKQKISTGASPRGGFAEMIERGHSQLGLDNPNGAINDFRAALSIAPDDSGAWYALSVAYGRHALVERDQSKARRSRSSAVSAALNAYTTSRYRPERAEALSQLALSLQKASWFREALDSYKLSLELDESPVVRADYEALLATHGFRMTNHTLDSDIKVPRVCLQFSEEVKKGFGDYASYIRVDQQPPKALDVSESQICVEGLAHGRAYQVDLREGLPADNGEALLSNIQLDVFVRDRAPSVRFSGNNYVLPASNRRGIPLIAVNSDEAKLKLYRVSDRSLANLMRGSNFLSQMDSWEISQLTENLGSPVWSGSIDIRPKLNEEVVTAIPIDEALPDRQPGVYLMTAATSKRDIKDQPALASQWFVISDIGLTTFASSNGSDENDADDLGGLQVFTRSLASAEPLSGLKVDLIARNNEILATGSSDENGMVTFDAGLVRGEAGLAPAVITASNGSDDFVFLDLTRAGFDLSDRGVTGRESPQGLDVYAWTERGVYRPGEAVHLNALARDSSANAVDDLPLTFIIERPDGVEAARLVGSGEKLGGYAVSLPLTTNARRGTWQVRVYTDTDKPALANLMFLVEDFIPDRTDMDLTPDETTVSLGETATGQIEGRYLYGAPAAGLTVSGEVLVREVRSREGYDGYVFGLDDAASVGLERVDLDALSTLDQNGLGTYSFTLGRLKSSTRPRVADLVLRMQEGSGRAIERRERYRVTPEDTMLGIKPLFDERKVRENSNADFKLIAVKPDGLRAAATNVDWSLVKIDRHYQWYRDGARWRYETIDIESKVADGQVDLESTDPATLSLPVEWGRYRLTLGDATSVEFNAGWSSAAGSIDTPDGLELALDKPSYKAGETAKLKVSPRFSGQLLLAIGTDRIRRTMTLDVPAEGTTVDIPVEEDWGAGAYLLATLFRPADAEASRNPARAIGVQWLSIDPDDRALTIAMDAPDTVRPHEQLVVPVKVNGIKAGEEAYVTVALVDEGILNLTNYKTPDPVGRYFGQRKLGVAIRDLYGRLIDGSAGVFGTLRTGGDGGGPRMQSAGDKPTQELVAFVSGIVRVDEDGEAEVAFDIPQFNGTARLMATAWTAKAVGSSDKDKIIREPIVVHASLPKVLAPGDQSEALIELTNLEAPVGDYRIEVTTSDAISLDKDQMPQSVTLEKDKMVSMSVPLRAEKTGVGDLTVKLVSAAGDGLGVLHEAMVPVRSGMLPVTHVTHVPLPANGGEIVLGPDLLSGFKLDGAELSLSVSEEGSYDIASLLMQLDRYPYGCAEQTASRALPLLYAKDIALQLPRELQTLSGKQMEERLQKAVDKLLTYQSNRGGFTLWGNGYVDDPWLTAYVADFLTRAKERGLDVPSKALQSALGEIRNLLAYQNDLGRDSGTVAYGLYVLARNRMASAGDLRYYVETKLEEFKTPMARAQLGAALALYGDRTRAEKAFNSALYLAEQIYKQNTKVPEENSYSFTSLQRDVAAMQALAGEVAPALGSLSGIKALARSLYDPTKRLNTQEQAWMVLAARAGIVNQTDLGIELNGEAVEGALATSLTGKELSEQPMTVVNRGDKPLVARITTIATPDVPLQAGGDGFVIARSYNRLDGSPVAVGDIKQNERLVVVINASQIPDLPARLMIRDLLPAGLEIENPHLLKSTDMDAFNWLPKTSVAHVEFRDDRMLAAIDRKIGDPQDFTIAYTVRAVTPGSYMHPAAVIEDMYRPYLSARTASGFLNVTR from the coding sequence ATGACCCGCGCTGTTGTCTCACTTTTGATCAGCCTCTTGGTCATCGCCGGCACCAATATTGCCGCGCAGGCCGAACAGTCAGGAGGCTCCGGACAGGGGAACGCCGCGGCCCGCGAAGTCCAGATCGAGAGAGACACGGACTATTTCGGCTATGACCTCGAAACACGGAAAAAGATCTCACTTGATCAATGCCAGACCGCCTGTCTCGACATGGCGACCTGCCGCGCCTTCACTTACAATGTCAAAGCGAAATTCTGCTTTCTCAAATCCGACATTGCGCAGGCGACACCTTACAAGGGCGCGATTTCGGGCCGCATTCTCGACCATGGCCGCAAACCGGGCCTTGGCGCACCCGACCGCCTGACGTTTTTGCCGGACAACTGGCATCGCTCGGCGCGTGAGCTCAAACAGAAAATCTCAACGGGAGCATCCCCGCGCGGCGGCTTTGCCGAGATGATCGAGCGCGGCCATTCGCAGCTTGGTCTCGACAACCCCAATGGGGCCATAAACGATTTCCGGGCCGCCCTCAGCATTGCGCCTGATGACAGCGGTGCATGGTATGCCCTTTCGGTTGCCTATGGCCGTCATGCGTTGGTGGAACGTGATCAGAGTAAGGCGCGCCGCAGCCGCAGCTCTGCGGTATCGGCAGCTCTCAACGCCTACACCACCTCGCGCTATCGGCCAGAACGTGCCGAAGCCCTGTCTCAGCTGGCGCTCAGCCTGCAAAAAGCCAGTTGGTTCCGTGAGGCGCTCGACAGTTACAAGCTGAGCCTCGAGCTCGACGAAAGTCCGGTCGTTCGTGCGGACTATGAGGCCCTTCTTGCGACCCACGGCTTCCGCATGACCAATCATACCCTTGATTCCGACATCAAGGTGCCAAGGGTTTGTCTGCAATTCTCCGAAGAAGTGAAAAAGGGCTTTGGCGATTATGCCTCCTATATTCGCGTCGACCAGCAGCCCCCCAAGGCGCTGGACGTCTCCGAGAGCCAGATCTGTGTTGAGGGTCTCGCCCATGGCCGCGCCTATCAGGTCGACCTGCGCGAGGGACTGCCAGCAGACAATGGCGAGGCGCTTTTGTCCAACATCCAGCTGGATGTCTTTGTTCGGGATCGTGCACCCAGCGTCCGTTTCTCGGGCAACAATTACGTACTCCCCGCCAGCAATCGTCGCGGCATTCCGCTGATTGCTGTCAACAGCGATGAAGCCAAGCTCAAACTCTACCGTGTAAGCGACCGATCTCTGGCCAACCTGATGCGCGGCTCGAACTTCCTCAGTCAGATGGACAGCTGGGAAATCAGCCAGCTAACGGAAAATCTGGGCAGCCCGGTCTGGTCCGGAAGCATCGATATCCGGCCCAAGCTCAATGAAGAGGTGGTCACCGCCATTCCGATCGACGAGGCGTTGCCAGACCGGCAGCCCGGCGTCTATCTGATGACCGCAGCAACCAGCAAGCGTGACATCAAGGACCAACCAGCCCTTGCCAGCCAATGGTTCGTAATCTCCGATATCGGCCTGACCACCTTTGCCTCGTCTAACGGCAGCGATGAGAATGATGCTGACGATCTGGGAGGATTGCAGGTCTTTACGCGGTCTCTCGCCTCTGCGGAGCCACTCTCCGGACTCAAGGTTGACCTGATCGCGCGCAACAACGAGATTCTTGCCACAGGTTCCAGCGATGAGAATGGCATGGTGACCTTCGACGCTGGTCTGGTGCGCGGCGAAGCCGGTCTTGCACCTGCCGTCATCACAGCGAGCAATGGCAGCGATGATTTTGTTTTTCTTGATCTGACACGAGCGGGCTTCGATCTTTCGGACCGAGGTGTGACCGGTCGCGAGTCGCCACAAGGTCTTGATGTCTACGCATGGACCGAGCGGGGTGTCTATCGCCCCGGTGAGGCGGTGCATCTGAATGCACTGGCGCGCGACAGCAGCGCGAATGCGGTAGATGATCTGCCGCTCACCTTCATCATTGAGCGACCTGATGGGGTCGAAGCGGCTCGCCTTGTTGGATCCGGTGAGAAATTGGGTGGCTATGCGGTCAGCTTGCCGCTTACCACCAACGCTCGCCGAGGCACATGGCAGGTGCGTGTGTATACGGACACCGACAAGCCGGCCCTTGCCAATCTTATGTTCCTTGTCGAGGACTTCATTCCCGATCGCACCGATATGGATCTGACACCAGACGAGACGACGGTTAGCCTTGGCGAGACAGCAACGGGCCAGATTGAGGGTCGATACCTCTATGGCGCCCCCGCTGCGGGCCTTACTGTAAGTGGTGAGGTTCTCGTGCGGGAGGTCCGCTCACGCGAAGGATATGACGGCTATGTCTTTGGCCTTGATGATGCAGCATCCGTTGGGCTTGAACGCGTCGACCTTGATGCCCTATCCACGCTTGATCAAAACGGGCTGGGGACTTACAGCTTCACGTTAGGCAGACTGAAGTCTTCGACCCGCCCCCGCGTTGCCGACCTGGTGCTGCGCATGCAGGAAGGATCGGGCCGGGCCATCGAACGCCGGGAGCGCTACCGCGTCACGCCCGAAGACACGATGCTGGGCATCAAGCCATTGTTTGATGAACGCAAGGTGCGCGAAAATTCGAATGCGGATTTCAAGCTTATCGCAGTGAAGCCTGACGGGTTGCGTGCGGCTGCAACAAACGTGGATTGGTCGTTGGTGAAGATTGATCGGCATTATCAGTGGTACCGTGATGGTGCACGCTGGCGCTATGAAACAATCGATATCGAAAGCAAGGTCGCGGACGGTCAGGTCGACCTCGAAAGCACCGACCCTGCGACACTGTCACTCCCGGTGGAATGGGGCCGCTACCGGCTGACCCTCGGAGACGCCACAAGCGTCGAGTTCAATGCAGGCTGGAGCAGCGCGGCAGGCTCCATCGATACGCCAGACGGACTGGAACTGGCGCTCGACAAGCCATCCTACAAGGCCGGAGAAACCGCAAAGCTGAAGGTTTCACCACGCTTTTCCGGACAATTGTTGCTCGCCATCGGCACAGATCGCATCCGGCGCACCATGACCCTCGACGTTCCTGCCGAGGGCACGACGGTCGATATTCCCGTCGAAGAGGACTGGGGGGCTGGAGCTTACCTGCTGGCCACACTTTTCAGACCAGCCGACGCGGAAGCATCTCGCAACCCGGCGCGTGCCATCGGTGTGCAGTGGCTCAGCATCGACCCGGATGACCGGGCCCTGACCATCGCCATGGACGCACCGGACACGGTCCGCCCGCATGAACAGTTGGTGGTGCCGGTCAAGGTGAATGGCATCAAGGCAGGGGAAGAAGCCTATGTCACGGTCGCTCTTGTGGATGAGGGCATTCTCAATCTGACAAATTACAAGACGCCAGACCCTGTGGGCCGATACTTTGGTCAACGCAAGCTCGGCGTTGCCATACGCGATCTCTATGGTCGCCTGATCGATGGCTCCGCCGGTGTCTTCGGAACCCTGCGCACTGGGGGGGACGGAGGCGGGCCGCGCATGCAGTCCGCTGGAGACAAGCCGACACAGGAACTGGTGGCCTTTGTCTCGGGCATCGTGCGTGTCGATGAGGATGGCGAGGCTGAAGTTGCCTTCGATATCCCGCAATTCAACGGCACGGCGCGCCTGATGGCGACCGCCTGGACGGCAAAAGCCGTCGGCAGTTCAGACAAGGACAAGATCATCCGCGAACCCATCGTGGTTCACGCCAGTTTGCCCAAGGTGCTGGCTCCGGGTGATCAATCCGAGGCGCTCATTGAATTGACCAATCTGGAAGCCCCGGTTGGAGACTATCGCATTGAAGTCACGACGAGCGATGCGATTTCGCTCGACAAGGACCAGATGCCTCAGAGCGTCACACTGGAAAAAGACAAGATGGTTTCGATGTCGGTTCCGCTCAGGGCTGAAAAGACCGGTGTTGGCGATCTGACGGTCAAACTTGTATCGGCAGCCGGAGACGGTCTTGGCGTGTTGCATGAAGCCATGGTCCCTGTCCGGTCCGGCATGCTCCCGGTGACCCATGTCACCCACGTGCCCCTGCCCGCCAATGGTGGCGAGATCGTTCTCGGCCCGGACCTTCTTTCTGGGTTCAAGCTTGATGGGGCGGAGCTGTCACTTTCGGTTTCTGAGGAAGGCAGCTATGACATCGCCTCTCTTTTGATGCAGTTGGACCGCTATCCCTATGGCTGCGCCGAACAGACAGCCAGCCGCGCCCTGCCCTTGCTTTATGCCAAGGATATCGCGCTCCAGTTGCCGCGTGAGCTTCAAACTCTCAGCGGCAAGCAAATGGAAGAGCGGTTGCAAAAGGCGGTCGATAAATTGCTGACCTACCAGTCGAACCGGGGTGGGTTCACGCTTTGGGGCAATGGATATGTCGACGATCCTTGGCTGACCGCCTATGTCGCCGATTTCCTGACCCGTGCCAAGGAACGTGGACTTGATGTTCCGTCCAAGGCACTACAATCAGCCCTTGGTGAAATCCGGAACCTCTTGGCCTATCAGAATGATCTTGGCCGGGATTCCGGCACGGTTGCCTATGGTCTTTACGTGCTCGCCCGCAACAGGATGGCCTCGGCAGGTGACCTTCGCTATTATGTCGAGACCAAGCTTGAAGAGTTCAAAACCCCCATGGCTCGGGCTCAACTGGGTGCCGCTCTTGCTCTTTACGGGGATCGCACGAGAGCCGAAAAAGCCTTCAATTCGGCGCTCTATCTCGCTGAACAGATCTACAAACAGAACACCAAAGTTCCTGAGGAAAATTCCTACAGCTTCACGTCCTTGCAACGGGATGTGGCAGCCATGCAGGCCCTTGCGGGCGAGGTCGCTCCTGCCCTTGGCAGCCTTTCGGGCATCAAGGCACTGGCACGGTCACTCTATGATCCGACAAAGCGGCTCAATACGCAGGAACAGGCATGGATGGTGCTGGCAGCACGGGCCGGGATCGTCAATCAGACAGATCTCGGGATCGAGCTGAATGGCGAGGCGGTTGAGGGCGCTCTTGCGACGAGCCTGACCGGCAAGGAGCTTTCGGAGCAGCCGATGACCGTTGTAAACAGGGGCGACAAGCCGCTTGTGGCCCGCATCACCACGATTGCCACACCGGATGTGCCGCTTCAGGCCGGTGGCGACGGGTTCGTCATTGCCCGTTCCTACAACAGACTTGACGGAAGCCCGGTTGCCGTCGGGGACATCAAGCAGAATGAGCGTCTTGTTGTGGTCATCAACGCCAGCCAGATCCCTGATCTGCCTGCCCGGCTGATGATCAGAGACCTTCTGCCCGCTGGCCTTGAGATCGAAAATCCGCATCTTTTGAAAAGCACCGATATGGACGCTTTCAACTGGTTGCCGAAAACCTCAGTGGCACATGTGGAATTTCGCGATGATCGAATGCTCGCCGCCATTGATCGCAAGATCGGCGATCCGCAGGACTTCACAATCGCCTATACGGTGCGCGCGGTAACGCCGGGCAGCTATATGCATCCAGCAGCCGTGATCGAGGATATGTATAGGCCGTACTTGTCGGCCCGGACTGCAAGTGGGTTCCTCAACGTGACACGCTAG
- a CDS encoding TetR/AcrR family transcriptional regulator, giving the protein MAKTRFKKEDWIQLGLDVLKSDGPSALTVENLCLKANRTRGSFYHHFADHDAFLIGLAEHWRQHFNLAFFERLTDEPQGVTRLSALNTMASDLDLGLEVAIRQLAQRSEPVAQLIHEIDQMRLDYLEQIYLSMGRDFAVSARQITELEYASFLGAILLWPDMGKDRQQAFAKVIPTMLGLIERERT; this is encoded by the coding sequence ATGGCGAAAACCCGTTTCAAAAAAGAAGACTGGATCCAGCTCGGTCTGGACGTGCTCAAGTCAGATGGTCCGTCTGCCTTGACGGTTGAAAATCTGTGCCTCAAAGCCAACCGGACGCGCGGCTCGTTCTATCACCATTTTGCCGATCACGACGCGTTTCTGATCGGCCTCGCCGAACACTGGCGACAGCATTTCAACCTTGCCTTCTTTGAGCGCTTGACCGACGAGCCACAAGGCGTGACACGGCTTTCGGCGCTGAACACCATGGCATCGGATCTGGATCTGGGGCTCGAGGTCGCGATCCGTCAGCTTGCCCAGCGATCAGAACCCGTTGCGCAGCTCATCCACGAAATAGACCAGATGCGGCTGGATTATCTTGAGCAGATCTATCTTTCGATGGGGCGGGACTTTGCCGTTTCGGCCCGCCAGATCACCGAACTGGAATATGCATCATTTCTCGGGGCAATCCTGTTATGGCCGGATATGGGCAAAGACCGGCAACAGGCCTTTGCCAAAGTCATCCCGACCATGCTGGGCCTCATTGAGCGCGAGAGAACTTGA
- a CDS encoding tetratricopeptide repeat protein: MNFKPGLSMSRRSMKMHAVLAAALMMSVWGSVASAAEIQTSVTKVGDEGKIELRLPENTSVMVGDKVRLEAQTSGEDPVAIKTRWTIKAIKGSVIEARPDGEPTSDPEVGYQAVINTIAEQVASMDAEEKSAASDEKAETPTDAKPEAVPEPEAEVASKPEPSAQDAVDMLSDEAPDTTVEDTTTEDTTTEDTTTEIVDDATAVADDTAVEDAAVDGEPTEEMATEDVVKEGMATEGVAKDETSTGEMPEDVKAEMPKPSTESTKAAEPVEAETPSNERAIETAEVETAEKMAEPKATDSAKEEVAKAEPEPEQIKDPSDVTECDTLAAHPFDPEAIASGVEYQQLDAEKVITACEQAIADLPDVPRFYTQLTRGLHKAGRLKEAFEATKKGAELGSAHSMAFLGVMYSQGKIMAKDDAKSLEWYEKAAEKGNPGGMIFAAAMYRDGTGTERDYQRAAELYKMAAELDVAEAMTSLAIFHDRGLGVEKDIDEATRLIMRAYRLKDREARKLLFEAPGAMSLPMRKEIQTRLKAEGFYRSAIDGDFGRGTRDALIKFSRAQ; this comes from the coding sequence ATGAATTTCAAACCGGGGCTGAGCATGAGCCGGAGATCCATGAAAATGCACGCTGTCTTGGCTGCGGCGCTGATGATGTCGGTCTGGGGGAGCGTCGCGAGCGCTGCCGAAATTCAGACCTCGGTGACCAAAGTGGGAGACGAAGGCAAGATTGAATTGCGCCTGCCAGAGAATACGAGCGTCATGGTGGGAGACAAAGTGCGCCTTGAAGCTCAGACCTCTGGCGAAGACCCTGTGGCCATCAAGACCCGATGGACGATCAAGGCGATCAAAGGCAGTGTCATTGAAGCGAGGCCCGATGGTGAGCCAACCAGCGACCCCGAAGTCGGGTATCAGGCGGTGATCAATACCATCGCCGAGCAGGTTGCCTCAATGGACGCCGAAGAAAAGAGCGCGGCATCCGACGAAAAGGCTGAAACGCCCACTGATGCGAAGCCGGAAGCTGTTCCCGAACCTGAAGCCGAAGTGGCATCCAAGCCCGAGCCATCAGCCCAAGACGCTGTCGACATGCTGTCAGACGAAGCTCCAGACACCACAGTCGAAGACACTACAACCGAAGACACCACAACCGAAGATACCACAACCGAAATCGTCGATGACGCAACCGCCGTAGCTGACGATACGGCAGTCGAAGACGCTGCAGTCGATGGCGAGCCAACCGAAGAAATGGCCACAGAAGACGTTGTCAAAGAAGGCATGGCCACAGAAGGCGTGGCCAAAGACGAGACATCTACCGGCGAAATGCCTGAAGACGTGAAGGCCGAGATGCCCAAGCCGTCGACGGAAAGCACAAAAGCGGCTGAACCTGTCGAGGCCGAGACGCCCTCTAACGAACGCGCCATTGAAACTGCTGAAGTCGAAACCGCTGAAAAAATGGCTGAGCCAAAAGCCACAGACAGTGCAAAAGAAGAGGTCGCGAAGGCCGAACCCGAGCCCGAGCAAATAAAAGACCCTTCGGACGTGACCGAATGTGACACCTTGGCAGCCCATCCCTTCGATCCCGAAGCGATTGCGTCAGGCGTCGAATATCAGCAATTGGACGCGGAAAAGGTGATAACAGCCTGCGAACAGGCAATCGCCGATCTGCCAGACGTCCCCCGTTTCTATACCCAGCTGACCCGTGGTTTGCACAAGGCTGGTCGGCTCAAAGAAGCCTTTGAAGCCACGAAAAAAGGGGCCGAGCTTGGCAGTGCCCACTCGATGGCTTTTCTCGGTGTCATGTATTCTCAAGGCAAAATCATGGCGAAAGACGATGCCAAATCGCTTGAGTGGTATGAGAAAGCCGCCGAAAAGGGGAACCCGGGGGGCATGATCTTTGCCGCCGCCATGTATCGTGATGGCACCGGCACCGAGCGAGACTATCAACGCGCCGCCGAGCTTTACAAAATGGCGGCGGAGCTTGATGTTGCCGAGGCGATGACAAGCCTTGCAATCTTCCATGACCGTGGTCTGGGCGTTGAGAAGGATATTGACGAGGCGACAAGGCTCATCATGCGCGCTTATCGTCTCAAGGACAGGGAAGCCCGGAAACTTCTCTTCGAGGCACCCGGTGCGATGTCTCTGCCCATGCGCAAGGAAATCCAGACCCGCCTCAAAGCGGAAGGCTTTTACAGAAGCGCGATTGATGGCGATTTCGGGAGAGGCACCCGCGATGCTCTGATCAAGTTCTCTCGCGCTCAATGA
- the pbpC gene encoding penicillin-binding protein 1C has protein sequence MTKSLKTLLQTMPKPLFGMGAALGLLLFLMVGIAGGFWLFDRYNSPPLGILESLSEEVLDRDGNLLRAFTTDEDRWRLKADLDAVDPEFIDILLAYEDKRFFSHHGIDPLAVLRASWQLLSNREIISGASTISMQLARLIEPREKRTFTAKFWQMARAIQLEQRMSKREILSAYLTLAPYGGNLEGIRAASLAYFAKEPTDLSLEQAALLVALPQSPEARRPDLYPDRARRARDKVLERMAQSGTIAQSEVARASGHPLSAKRHDMPQLAAHTADRLRRQAPKDSVHQTTLNADLQQRMEAVVRDGADRLGTRLSAALVLADAKTGDILAEVGSPDYVSPARSGWIDMSRALRSPGSALKPFIYGLAFEEGLVRSQTIITDQPVNFSGYRPKNFDMDYQGDVSIHDALLLSLNVPAVALLDAVGPARLMERLRSGGVTTELPEGGDVGLAIGLGGLGITLKDLTQLYTTFANRGHSTILTDQPRSSAERQADASASPIPVLDPVASWHVSGILKDASPPRGAPNLPIAYKTGTSYGYRDAWSVGFDGRYVIGVWVGRADNSAVPGITGRTAAAPILFEAFSRSGLSLSPLPSKPYGAQEQTLAELPPTLRRFEISKSWLTNDSLPEPAPKIDYPPRGAQIEMTRTASGQVLPVLVKLQDGRPPFRWLVNGKVLQANGNRRKVAWQPSGAGLSTLTVIDSAGRADSVSIYLTLP, from the coding sequence ATGACCAAGTCTCTCAAGACCTTGCTTCAAACCATGCCGAAGCCCCTCTTCGGCATGGGCGCTGCGCTTGGCCTGCTGCTTTTCCTTATGGTTGGCATCGCGGGAGGCTTTTGGCTGTTTGACCGCTACAATTCGCCTCCGCTTGGGATACTTGAGAGCCTGTCGGAGGAAGTGCTGGACCGGGATGGAAATCTGCTCAGGGCCTTCACAACCGATGAGGATAGATGGCGACTAAAAGCTGATTTGGACGCTGTGGATCCGGAATTCATCGATATCCTGCTGGCTTATGAAGACAAGCGTTTCTTTTCCCACCATGGCATCGACCCACTCGCGGTGCTCCGCGCCAGTTGGCAATTGCTCAGCAATCGCGAGATCATCTCGGGAGCCTCGACGATCAGCATGCAGCTCGCCCGGTTGATCGAGCCGAGAGAGAAGCGAACCTTCACAGCCAAATTCTGGCAAATGGCGCGCGCGATCCAGCTCGAGCAACGCATGAGCAAGCGCGAGATCCTCAGCGCCTATCTGACCCTTGCGCCCTATGGCGGCAACCTTGAAGGGATCCGGGCCGCATCACTTGCCTATTTTGCCAAAGAGCCGACGGACCTCAGCCTCGAGCAGGCAGCCTTGCTCGTTGCCCTGCCCCAGTCCCCGGAAGCAAGGCGTCCTGACCTCTATCCGGACCGTGCCCGTCGCGCCCGCGACAAGGTGCTCGAACGCATGGCCCAATCGGGCACGATTGCGCAAAGTGAAGTTGCCCGCGCATCAGGCCACCCGCTGTCGGCCAAACGCCACGACATGCCACAACTCGCCGCGCACACCGCAGATCGCCTGCGCCGCCAAGCGCCGAAGGATAGCGTTCACCAAACGACGCTCAATGCCGATTTGCAACAAAGGATGGAAGCCGTTGTTCGTGACGGTGCTGATCGACTGGGTACTCGTCTATCGGCGGCTCTGGTGCTGGCTGACGCAAAAACCGGCGATATCCTTGCCGAGGTCGGCTCGCCCGATTATGTCAGCCCTGCCCGGTCGGGCTGGATCGACATGAGCCGCGCCCTCAGATCACCTGGGTCAGCCCTCAAGCCCTTCATATATGGTCTCGCCTTTGAAGAGGGGTTGGTTCGCTCGCAAACGATCATCACTGACCAGCCGGTCAACTTCAGCGGCTACCGACCCAAGAATTTCGACATGGACTATCAGGGTGACGTCAGCATTCATGACGCCCTGTTGCTCTCGCTCAATGTGCCTGCGGTGGCGCTGCTTGATGCTGTCGGCCCGGCACGCCTGATGGAGCGACTTCGGTCCGGAGGTGTCACGACCGAACTGCCCGAAGGCGGAGATGTGGGGCTAGCCATCGGGCTTGGTGGCCTTGGTATCACGCTCAAGGATCTGACCCAGCTCTACACCACATTTGCCAATCGCGGTCATTCCACCATTTTGACCGACCAACCGCGCTCCAGCGCCGAGCGCCAAGCGGATGCCAGTGCAAGCCCCATCCCTGTTCTCGATCCGGTCGCCAGTTGGCATGTCAGCGGTATTCTGAAAGATGCCAGCCCCCCGAGAGGGGCGCCCAATCTCCCGATTGCCTACAAGACCGGCACCTCCTATGGCTATCGAGACGCATGGTCGGTGGGATTTGATGGTCGATACGTGATCGGAGTCTGGGTCGGGCGGGCAGACAACAGTGCGGTGCCGGGCATCACTGGCAGAACGGCTGCAGCTCCCATTCTATTCGAGGCCTTTTCACGCTCTGGCCTCTCCCTCTCGCCATTGCCTTCCAAACCATATGGCGCACAAGAGCAGACGCTGGCAGAATTGCCGCCGACGTTGCGCCGGTTCGAGATATCAAAAAGCTGGCTGACAAATGATTCCCTGCCGGAACCGGCCCCCAAGATAGACTACCCGCCTCGCGGTGCCCAGATCGAGATGACCCGGACAGCCAGTGGTCAGGTTCTCCCGGTCCTTGTTAAGCTACAGGACGGACGCCCGCCCTTCCGCTGGCTGGTCAACGGCAAAGTTCTTCAAGCAAATGGCAACAGACGCAAGGTCGCCTGGCAACCGAGCGGGGCCGGGCTATCAACCCTTACGGTCATAGACTCAGCCGGACGGGCAGACAGCGTCAGCATCTATCTGACGCTTCCCTGA